Proteins from one Cryptomeria japonica chromosome 4, Sugi_1.0, whole genome shotgun sequence genomic window:
- the LOC131046843 gene encoding secreted RxLR effector protein 78-like produces MKIISPEQHDFTPGREITDSIIMAIETIHSMHSSKAKGMIIKLDVSKAYDRVSWNFLFEVLKKFGFKQKWLDCIKHCVSSVNYFVIVNGTMSGFFQATNGLRQGDPLSLFLFVLMAEVLGRSIKFSVGQGAWKGISIKGYMEPVSHLQFVDDTILFGEASKREALIIKKGVVRI; encoded by the coding sequence atgaagatcatatcCCCGGAGCAGCATGACTTCACCCCTGGGCGAGAGATTACAGATAGTATTATCATGGCAATAGAGACTATCCACTCAATGCATAGTTCCAAAGCTAAAGGTATGATTATTAAGCTAGATGTAAGCAAAGCATATGATCGGGTTTCTTGGAATTTTCTTTTTGAGGTTCTTAAAAAATTTGGTTTTAAGCAAAAATGGTTGGATTGTATAAAACATTGTGTATCCTCTGTGAACTACTTTGTGATTGTCAACGGGACTATGAGCGGTTTTTTCCAGGCTACTAATGggttaagacaaggagatcccctgTCACTATTCCTATTTGTATTGATGGCAGAAGTGCTTGGTAGGAGTATCAAATTTAGTGTTGGTCAGGGGGCATGGAAAGGTATTTCTATTAAGGGGTATATGGAACCTGTGTCACATttacagtttgtggatgacacaataTTATTTGGAGAAGCCTCAAAAAGAGAAGCTTTGATAATTAAAAAAGGTGTTGTACGAATATGA